One window from the genome of Gadus macrocephalus chromosome 7, ASM3116895v1 encodes:
- the LOC132462052 gene encoding microfibril-associated glycoprotein 3-like isoform X3, whose translation MNPRRPDLFLLLLLGTFLGAAVTQTSAEGAQNRTAAQDAVLKARRDGAPFNGEVVVVKEGSDALIECNVTGVYDDFHWYNPKGLLLEEEGGAEVRWRVEANGTLNITDVYFSDRGRYTCLALRGEDAVDVHAYTVTVRVAYTSGGLGLFYVGVCLVTFALTMVFNVTRLCQVCTHLKETEAAINDFFHSEGLEKLQKAFEVAKRIPIITSAKTAELAKVTQFKTAELAKMTQSKTLELVRHIEELARSIPLPPLITQCRYPTEEEGRAARVSTQEASQSLLPQPIEVVVSINEASQSLLTDPEEVAASLEEASQSLLTEPVEVAASLEEASQSLLTEPGEVAASMKGASQSLLTEPGEVAVLAGAGESDGGSFDVKVSIHLDSPGGAEPENQEGSETV comes from the exons ATG AATCCCCGCAGGCCGGACCTTTTCCTGCTCCTACTCCTCGGCACTTTCCTGGGGGCGGCGGTGACACAGACGTCCGCGGAAGGCGCGCAGAACCGAACCGCCGCGCAGGACGCGGTGCTGAAGGCACGACGGGATGGCGCGCCGTTCAACggcgaggtggtggtggtgaaggagggAAGCGACGCGCTGATCGAGTGCAATGTCACGGGCGTTTACGATGACTTCCATTGGTACAACCCTAAAGGGCTCTtgctggaggaagagggaggag CAGAGGTGCGGTGGCGAGTGGAGGCCAACGGAACGCTGAACATCACCGACGTCTACTTCTCCGACCGCGGCCGCTACACCTGCCTGGCCCTCCGTGGCGAGGACGCGGTCGACGTCCACGCCTACACGGTGACGGTGCGCGTGGCGTACACCAGCGGCGGCCTCGGGCTCTTCTACGTGGGCGTGTGCCTGGTGACCTTCGCCCTCACCATGGTGTTCAACGTGACGCGCCTCTGCCAAGTGTGCACCCACCTGAAGGAGACCGAGGCCGCCATCAACGACTTCTTCCACTCTGAGGGGCTGGAGAAGCTGCAGAAGGCCTTCGAGGTGGCCAAGCGCATCCCCATCATCACCTCCGCTAAGACCGCCGAGCTGGCCAAGGTCACCCAGTTCAAGACGGCGGAGCTGGCCAAGATGACGCAGTCCAAGACGCTGGAGCTTGTGCGCCACATCGAGGAGCTAGCGCGTAGCATACCGCTGCCGCCGCTCATCACTCAATGCCGCTAccccacagaggaggaggggcgtgCCGCTAGGGTCAGCACGCAGGAAGCTAGCCAGAGCCTGCTACCCCAACCGATTGAGGTAGTGGTGAGCATCAATGAGGCTAGCCAGAGCCTGCTAACAGATCCAGAGGAGGTAGCCGCTAGCCTGGAGGAAGCTAGCCAGAGCCTGCTAACAGAACCAGTGGAGGTAGCTGCTAGCCTGGAGGAAGCTAGCCAGAGTCTGCTAACAGAACCAGGTGAGGTAGCCGCTAGCATGAAGGGAGCTAGTCAGAGCCTGCTAACAGAACCAGGTGAGGTAGCCGTGCTGGCGGGAGCAGGTGAGTCTGACGGAGGTTCCTTCGACGTCAAGGTGTCCATCCACCTGGACTCACCTGGCGGGGCGGAGCCTGAAAACCAGGAAGGATCAGAAACTGTGTAG
- the LOC132462052 gene encoding microfibril-associated glycoprotein 3-like isoform X4, protein MNPRRPDLFLLLLLGTFLGAAVTQTSAEGAQNRTAAQDAVLKARRDGAPFNGEVVVVKEGSDALIECNVTGVYDDFHWYNPKGLLLEEEGGEVRWRVEANGTLNITDVYFSDRGRYTCLALRGEDAVDVHAYTVTVRVAYTSGGLGLFYVGVCLVTFALTMVFNVTRLCQVCTHLKETEAAINDFFHSEGLEKLQKAFEVAKRIPIITSAKTAELAKVTQFKTAELAKMTQSKTLELVRHIEELARSIPLPPLITQCRYPTEEEGRAARVSTQEASQSLLPQPIEVVVSINEASQSLLTDPEEVAASLEEASQSLLTEPVEVAASLEEASQSLLTEPGEVAASMKGASQSLLTEPGEVAVLAGAGESDGGSFDVKVSIHLDSPGGAEPENQEGSETV, encoded by the exons ATG AATCCCCGCAGGCCGGACCTTTTCCTGCTCCTACTCCTCGGCACTTTCCTGGGGGCGGCGGTGACACAGACGTCCGCGGAAGGCGCGCAGAACCGAACCGCCGCGCAGGACGCGGTGCTGAAGGCACGACGGGATGGCGCGCCGTTCAACggcgaggtggtggtggtgaaggagggAAGCGACGCGCTGATCGAGTGCAATGTCACGGGCGTTTACGATGACTTCCATTGGTACAACCCTAAAGGGCTCTtgctggaggaagagggaggag AGGTGCGGTGGCGAGTGGAGGCCAACGGAACGCTGAACATCACCGACGTCTACTTCTCCGACCGCGGCCGCTACACCTGCCTGGCCCTCCGTGGCGAGGACGCGGTCGACGTCCACGCCTACACGGTGACGGTGCGCGTGGCGTACACCAGCGGCGGCCTCGGGCTCTTCTACGTGGGCGTGTGCCTGGTGACCTTCGCCCTCACCATGGTGTTCAACGTGACGCGCCTCTGCCAAGTGTGCACCCACCTGAAGGAGACCGAGGCCGCCATCAACGACTTCTTCCACTCTGAGGGGCTGGAGAAGCTGCAGAAGGCCTTCGAGGTGGCCAAGCGCATCCCCATCATCACCTCCGCTAAGACCGCCGAGCTGGCCAAGGTCACCCAGTTCAAGACGGCGGAGCTGGCCAAGATGACGCAGTCCAAGACGCTGGAGCTTGTGCGCCACATCGAGGAGCTAGCGCGTAGCATACCGCTGCCGCCGCTCATCACTCAATGCCGCTAccccacagaggaggaggggcgtgCCGCTAGGGTCAGCACGCAGGAAGCTAGCCAGAGCCTGCTACCCCAACCGATTGAGGTAGTGGTGAGCATCAATGAGGCTAGCCAGAGCCTGCTAACAGATCCAGAGGAGGTAGCCGCTAGCCTGGAGGAAGCTAGCCAGAGCCTGCTAACAGAACCAGTGGAGGTAGCTGCTAGCCTGGAGGAAGCTAGCCAGAGTCTGCTAACAGAACCAGGTGAGGTAGCCGCTAGCATGAAGGGAGCTAGTCAGAGCCTGCTAACAGAACCAGGTGAGGTAGCCGTGCTGGCGGGAGCAGGTGAGTCTGACGGAGGTTCCTTCGACGTCAAGGTGTCCATCCACCTGGACTCACCTGGCGGGGCGGAGCCTGAAAACCAGGAAGGATCAGAAACTGTGTAG
- the cnot8 gene encoding CCR4-NOT transcription complex subunit 8, whose translation MPAALADSSQIICEVWANNVDEEMHKIRHIIQSFNFIAMDTEFPGVVVRPIGEFRSTVDYQYQLLRCNVDLLKIIQLGLSFMNEDGDYPAGTTTWQFNFKFNLTEDMYSQDSIDLLQNSGLQFKKHEEDGIDTLYFAELLMTSGLVLCENVKWLSFHSGYDFGYLVKLLTDARLPEEEHDFFQILNLFFPAIYDVKYLMKSCKNLKGGLQEVADQLELKRIGRQHQAGSDSLLTGMAFFRMKELFFEDNIDDAKYCGRLYGLGSGFGQPQNGLSSSAQDQDSNSKH comes from the exons ATGCCCGCCGCCCTGGCGGACTCGTCCCAGATCATCTGCGAGGTCTGGGCCAACAACGTGGACGAGGAGATGCACAAGATCCGACACATCATCCAGAGCTTCAACTTCATCGCCATG gACACAGAGTTCCCGGGCGTGGTGGTGCGGCCCATCGGAGAGTTCCGGAGCACGGTGGACTACCAGTACCAGCTGCTGCGCTGCAACGTGGACCTGCTGAAGATCATCCAGCTGGGCCTCAGCTTCATGAACGAGGACGGAGACTACCCCGCCGGGACCACCACCTGGCAGTTCAACTTCAAGTTCAACCTCAC GGAGGACATGTACTCCCAGGACTCCATCGACCTGCTCCAGAACTCCGGCCTCCAGTTCAAGAAGCACGAGGAGGACGGCATCGACACGCTGTACTTCGCCGAGCTGCTGATGACCTCTGGCCTCGTGCTGTGTGAAAACGTCAAGTGGCTGTCCTTCCACAG cgGCTATGACTTCGGCTACCTGGTGAAGCTGCTGACGGACGCCCGGCTCCCGGAGGAGGAACACGACTTCTTCCAGATCCTCAACCTCTTCTTCCCGGCCATCTACGACGTCAAGTACCTGATGAAGAGTTGTAAGAACCTCAAG GGGGGACTGCAGGAAGTGGCCGACCAGCTGGAGCTGAAGAGGATTGGTCGACAGCATCAGGCCGGCTCTGACTCTCTGCTCACGGGAATGGCCTTCTTCAGGATGAAGGAG CTCTTCTTCGAGGACAACATCGACGACGCCAAGTACTGCGGGAGGCTGTACGGCCTGGGCTCGGGCTTCGGCCAGCCTCAGAACGGGCTCTCCAGCTCCGCCCAGGACCAGGACTCCAACAGCAAGCACTGA
- the LOC132462052 gene encoding microfibril-associated glycoprotein 3-like isoform X2, whose protein sequence is MHVKNPRRPDLFLLLLLGTFLGAAVTQTSAEGAQNRTAAQDAVLKARRDGAPFNGEVVVVKEGSDALIECNVTGVYDDFHWYNPKGLLLEEEGGEVRWRVEANGTLNITDVYFSDRGRYTCLALRGEDAVDVHAYTVTVRVAYTSGGLGLFYVGVCLVTFALTMVFNVTRLCQVCTHLKETEAAINDFFHSEGLEKLQKAFEVAKRIPIITSAKTAELAKVTQFKTAELAKMTQSKTLELVRHIEELARSIPLPPLITQCRYPTEEEGRAARVSTQEASQSLLPQPIEVVVSINEASQSLLTDPEEVAASLEEASQSLLTEPVEVAASLEEASQSLLTEPGEVAASMKGASQSLLTEPGEVAVLAGAGESDGGSFDVKVSIHLDSPGGAEPENQEGSETV, encoded by the exons ATGCATGTGAAGAATCCCCGCAGGCCGGACCTTTTCCTGCTCCTACTCCTCGGCACTTTCCTGGGGGCGGCGGTGACACAGACGTCCGCGGAAGGCGCGCAGAACCGAACCGCCGCGCAGGACGCGGTGCTGAAGGCACGACGGGATGGCGCGCCGTTCAACggcgaggtggtggtggtgaaggagggAAGCGACGCGCTGATCGAGTGCAATGTCACGGGCGTTTACGATGACTTCCATTGGTACAACCCTAAAGGGCTCTtgctggaggaagagggaggag AGGTGCGGTGGCGAGTGGAGGCCAACGGAACGCTGAACATCACCGACGTCTACTTCTCCGACCGCGGCCGCTACACCTGCCTGGCCCTCCGTGGCGAGGACGCGGTCGACGTCCACGCCTACACGGTGACGGTGCGCGTGGCGTACACCAGCGGCGGCCTCGGGCTCTTCTACGTGGGCGTGTGCCTGGTGACCTTCGCCCTCACCATGGTGTTCAACGTGACGCGCCTCTGCCAAGTGTGCACCCACCTGAAGGAGACCGAGGCCGCCATCAACGACTTCTTCCACTCTGAGGGGCTGGAGAAGCTGCAGAAGGCCTTCGAGGTGGCCAAGCGCATCCCCATCATCACCTCCGCTAAGACCGCCGAGCTGGCCAAGGTCACCCAGTTCAAGACGGCGGAGCTGGCCAAGATGACGCAGTCCAAGACGCTGGAGCTTGTGCGCCACATCGAGGAGCTAGCGCGTAGCATACCGCTGCCGCCGCTCATCACTCAATGCCGCTAccccacagaggaggaggggcgtgCCGCTAGGGTCAGCACGCAGGAAGCTAGCCAGAGCCTGCTACCCCAACCGATTGAGGTAGTGGTGAGCATCAATGAGGCTAGCCAGAGCCTGCTAACAGATCCAGAGGAGGTAGCCGCTAGCCTGGAGGAAGCTAGCCAGAGCCTGCTAACAGAACCAGTGGAGGTAGCTGCTAGCCTGGAGGAAGCTAGCCAGAGTCTGCTAACAGAACCAGGTGAGGTAGCCGCTAGCATGAAGGGAGCTAGTCAGAGCCTGCTAACAGAACCAGGTGAGGTAGCCGTGCTGGCGGGAGCAGGTGAGTCTGACGGAGGTTCCTTCGACGTCAAGGTGTCCATCCACCTGGACTCACCTGGCGGGGCGGAGCCTGAAAACCAGGAAGGATCAGAAACTGTGTAG
- the fam114a2 gene encoding protein FAM114A2, whose product MAEAGPPGEMELRVSPVGTPDPPPASTTDVAPTREGRRRPREHPPSPGPQHSPGPSPEVQPTQALADSSGGWGYWGSWGKTLLSTATATVNTVGQGLTQVMEKAETSLGLPSPAQLSSQVQKEERQTEARGEPDGENTEGPSAVAMGMLSSLSSVVQRSSKTVLSGGLDALEFLGKKTMDVIAEGDPGFRKTKGLMIRPSTLSQVLREAKEEEEEQGPGGPGGPGVAGGPGGAGGPGPEGRRTAHYGRLFDEFHGLAHLEALEALSRESQAKVGSVLATVSGEQLVDLREELDRIKDAFTLEELDDDELDDKQDLEFEKELTEALARLEISSAERLGAACRRAGQQLAEMSTTEEEVKQEETKQEQEGEQEEEEKKREEDVSKRFSVEEVHTAAIRSLAEVTAHSIQQLLRAGEKTLLCLPEQEGQSSSLEQSGALAQVTLVLCKEISLLAKKFTSCLTSTGANEKGEILNPLITGVFLEASNSASYLQDAFQLLLPVLQISHIQRTSGAGQP is encoded by the exons ATGGCTGAAGCTGGACCCCCTGGTGAGATGGAGCTGAGGGTCTCCCCGGTCGGGACGCCTGACCCGCCCCCAGCAAG caccacagacgtAGCCCCCACCAGAGAGGGGCGGCGGAGGCCCAGGGAGCACCCTCCATCCCCGGGCCCCCAGCACAGCCCCGGCCCCTCCCCAGAGGTTCAGCCCACCCAG gccCTCGCCGACTCCAGCGGGGGATGGGGCTACTGGGGCAGCTGGGGGAAGACCCTGCTCTctaccgccaccgccaccgtcaACACCGTGG GTCAGGGTCTGACTCAGGTGATGGAGAAGGCCGAGACCTCGCTGGGCCTCCCCAGTCCTGCTCAGCTGTCCTCCCAGGTCcagaaggaggagagacagactg AGGCCCGAGGCGAGCCGGACGGCGAGAACACAGAAGGACCATCCGCTGTTGCCATGGGAATGCTGTCGTCACTCAGCAGTGTGGTCCAGCGTTCC AGTAAGACGGTCCTCTCCGGCGGTCTGGACGCCCTGGAGTTCCTGGGGAAGAAGACGATGGACGTGATCGCCGAGGGCGACCCGGGCTTCAGGAAGACCAAGGGCCTGATGATCCGCCCCTCCACGCTGTCccag GTTCTACGGGaggccaaggaggaggaggaggagcagggtcctgggggtcctgggggtcccGGGGTTGCCGGGGGTCCCGGGGGTGCTGGGGGTCCCGGTCCAGAGGGCAGGAGGACGGCCCACTATGGCCGGCTGTTTGACGAGTTCCACGGCCTGGCCCACCTGGAGGCGCTGGAGGCCCTGTCCAGAGAGAGCCAGGCCAAg gtgGGCTCAGTGCTAGCCACAGTATCAGGGGAGCAGCTGGTGGACCTCAGAGAGGAGCTGGACCGGATCAAAGATGCCTTCACCCTGGAGGAGTTGGACGATGACGAGCTGGACGACAAACAAG ATCTAGAGTTTGAGAAGGAGCTAACAGAGGCCTTAGCCCGGCTGGAGATCTCATCGGCTGAGCGTCTCGGAGCG GCCTGCAGGAGGGCCGGCCAACAGCTTGCGGAGATGAGCACAACAGAGGAGGAGGTAAAGCAGGAGGAGACGAaacaggagcaggagggggagcaggaggaggaggagaagaagagggaagaggaTGTGTCTAAAAGATTTTCAGTCGAG gaggtgcacacagccgCTATCAGGAGCCTAGCTGAGGTGACCGCCCACTCCATCCAGCAGCTCCTCAGAGCAGGAGAGAAgaccctcctctgcctccctgaGCAGGAGGGGCAGAGCAGCAGCCTGGAGCAGAGCGGCGCCCTGGCTca AGTGACACTTGTTTTGTGTAAAGAAATCTCTCTGCTGGCCAAGAAgttcacttcctgtctgactTCCACAGGG gccaATGAGAAGGGGGAGATTCTGAATCCTCTGATAACAGGTGTCTTCCTGGAG GCGTCCAACAGCGCCTCCTACCTGCAGGACGCcttccagctgctgctgcccgtGCTCCAGATCTCACACATCCAGAGAACATCTGGGGCCGGACAGCCATGA
- the LOC132462052 gene encoding microfibril-associated glycoprotein 3-like isoform X1 has protein sequence MHVKNPRRPDLFLLLLLGTFLGAAVTQTSAEGAQNRTAAQDAVLKARRDGAPFNGEVVVVKEGSDALIECNVTGVYDDFHWYNPKGLLLEEEGGAEVRWRVEANGTLNITDVYFSDRGRYTCLALRGEDAVDVHAYTVTVRVAYTSGGLGLFYVGVCLVTFALTMVFNVTRLCQVCTHLKETEAAINDFFHSEGLEKLQKAFEVAKRIPIITSAKTAELAKVTQFKTAELAKMTQSKTLELVRHIEELARSIPLPPLITQCRYPTEEEGRAARVSTQEASQSLLPQPIEVVVSINEASQSLLTDPEEVAASLEEASQSLLTEPVEVAASLEEASQSLLTEPGEVAASMKGASQSLLTEPGEVAVLAGAGESDGGSFDVKVSIHLDSPGGAEPENQEGSETV, from the exons ATGCATGTGAAGAATCCCCGCAGGCCGGACCTTTTCCTGCTCCTACTCCTCGGCACTTTCCTGGGGGCGGCGGTGACACAGACGTCCGCGGAAGGCGCGCAGAACCGAACCGCCGCGCAGGACGCGGTGCTGAAGGCACGACGGGATGGCGCGCCGTTCAACggcgaggtggtggtggtgaaggagggAAGCGACGCGCTGATCGAGTGCAATGTCACGGGCGTTTACGATGACTTCCATTGGTACAACCCTAAAGGGCTCTtgctggaggaagagggaggag CAGAGGTGCGGTGGCGAGTGGAGGCCAACGGAACGCTGAACATCACCGACGTCTACTTCTCCGACCGCGGCCGCTACACCTGCCTGGCCCTCCGTGGCGAGGACGCGGTCGACGTCCACGCCTACACGGTGACGGTGCGCGTGGCGTACACCAGCGGCGGCCTCGGGCTCTTCTACGTGGGCGTGTGCCTGGTGACCTTCGCCCTCACCATGGTGTTCAACGTGACGCGCCTCTGCCAAGTGTGCACCCACCTGAAGGAGACCGAGGCCGCCATCAACGACTTCTTCCACTCTGAGGGGCTGGAGAAGCTGCAGAAGGCCTTCGAGGTGGCCAAGCGCATCCCCATCATCACCTCCGCTAAGACCGCCGAGCTGGCCAAGGTCACCCAGTTCAAGACGGCGGAGCTGGCCAAGATGACGCAGTCCAAGACGCTGGAGCTTGTGCGCCACATCGAGGAGCTAGCGCGTAGCATACCGCTGCCGCCGCTCATCACTCAATGCCGCTAccccacagaggaggaggggcgtgCCGCTAGGGTCAGCACGCAGGAAGCTAGCCAGAGCCTGCTACCCCAACCGATTGAGGTAGTGGTGAGCATCAATGAGGCTAGCCAGAGCCTGCTAACAGATCCAGAGGAGGTAGCCGCTAGCCTGGAGGAAGCTAGCCAGAGCCTGCTAACAGAACCAGTGGAGGTAGCTGCTAGCCTGGAGGAAGCTAGCCAGAGTCTGCTAACAGAACCAGGTGAGGTAGCCGCTAGCATGAAGGGAGCTAGTCAGAGCCTGCTAACAGAACCAGGTGAGGTAGCCGTGCTGGCGGGAGCAGGTGAGTCTGACGGAGGTTCCTTCGACGTCAAGGTGTCCATCCACCTGGACTCACCTGGCGGGGCGGAGCCTGAAAACCAGGAAGGATCAGAAACTGTGTAG